From the genome of Pirellulales bacterium:
CTGCAGAAGGACACGAACCTGAAACAAGTTTTCTTCCGCGACCCCGACGGGCACCACATCGAAGTCGCCTGCTATCCGAAGGCGTAGGGTGGGAGCCGAGCTTGCGAGCGCCGGCCCACCGTTTCGGTAAAGCAGAAGGATGAAGGCAGAAGGCAGAATCTGTTTCTGCCTTCATTCTTCTGACTTCCGCCCTTCTCGTGGTGGGCCGGCGCTCGCAAAGTCGCCTGGCCTCATAAGCCTGTGCGGCGCTGTTTTAGAACGGAAGATTTCAAAATCGTTGCAATGCGCGTCGCCCGTTATTAAGATATTTACGCCGGTGGATCTCCCGCGCCGGGCCACCGTGGGTCGTTTTCCGCGCGGTCTTTTTTGTTCTGGAGTACGGTCATGAGTGCGGCATCTCGGAGGCGTCGTTCGCGTAGCAGGTTGCAGTCGAAGGGCAGGTTCTTCGGCGTCAAGTTCATAGAAACGCTCGAGCAGCGGCTGATGCTCGACGCCGTCTCGTGGAAGTCGACCAGCAGCGGCTCCTGGGACGTGGCCGGCAATTGGAGCACCGGCAAGGTGCCGACCGCCAGCGACGACGTGACGATCAGCCAGTCCGGTGTGACCGTGACCGTCAGCGGCAGCGACGCGGCCCATAGCCTCACCAGCGCAGGCGCCCTCGTCGTCGCCAGCGGGTCGCTGACGCTCGGCGCCGATTCCTCGACCACGGCCGCGCTGACCATCGACGCCGGCGCCAAGCTCACCACCAATGGCACGCTAACTCTGTCGGGCGACACGGCCGACAACTCGGGCACGCTGGCCGTGGTCGGCGGGCTGAGCTTCGCCGGCGCGACGCTTACTAACGCGGCTAGCGGCACCATCGACTTGCAGGCCGACGTGGGATTCGCCGCCGCCTCCGGCACGAACACCTTGCACAACGCCGGGCTGTTGGAAAAATCGGCCGGCACCGGCACCTCTACCGTGGCCATTGATCTCGACAACACCGGCACGGTTCACGCCAAAAGCGGCACGCTCTCGCTTACCGGCGCGATCACGCAGGTCTCCAGCGGCACGCTGACCGGCGGCACTTGGGACGTCGATAATAATGCCGCGCTTAACTTCGGCAGCACCGCGAATCTCTCGACCAACCAGGCGACCGTCAACCTGGCCGGGCCGAACGCCACCTTCACGCAGTTCGCCACGGTGACGAACATGGGCGGTAGCGTGAGCCTGACTGGCGGCCAAAACTTTTCGGCCGCAGGCGACATGACCATCAGCGGCAGTCTGAGCCTCGATACGGGCACGCTCTCGCTCAACAATCACGCCCTCACCATTCAGTCCGGCGGCAGCCTGACCTTTGGTGGCGCCAGCGGCATCAGCGGAGCCTCGCAGATCACCGACTCGGGAACGCTGGTCTACAACGGCACAGGGACCGCGACTTTAGCCAGCACCTTCAACCTGAACAGCGGCACGGTGAAGGTCAATAGCGGCAACCTCGCGCTGGCCGGCGGCTTTGGAACCGAAACCGGCGGCACCTACAACGTCGCCAGTGGGGCCGTGCTCGACCTGAACGGCGGCAGCAGCGGCGATACGTTCACGGGCACGTTCACCGGAACGGGCGCCGGCCCGGTTCAACTCAATAGCGGCTCGATCCAGATCGGCGGCAGCGGGGCCACGTTCGACTTTCCCAAAGGCCAGTTCCAGTGGACCGGCGGCTCGATCGCCAACGCCGGGGGCACTTTGACGAACCCGGGCTTCATCACGATCGACACGGCGAGCGGCGCCTCGCTCAATGTGCCGCTCACCAATCAGGGCGAGATCGACGACGCCGGCACCGGCAGCCTCAACGTCTTCAGCTCCTTGGACAACCAGGCCAAGGCCACCTTCGTCATCCAGAACACCGGGGGCGTGGGTGGCAACGGCAGCTTCAGCAACGAAGGCACGCTCAAGATGACCGGCAGCGGCACGGCGACCGAAAGTCCAACGTTCAACCTGACCGGCGGCACCGTCGAGGTGGACAGCGGCAATCTGACACTGGCCGGCGGCTTCGGAACGGAAACCGGCGGCGCGTACAACGTCGCCAGCGGCTCGGTGCTCGACCTGACGGGCGGCAGCAGCGGCGACACGTTCACCGGCACCTTTAACGGCACGGGCGCCGGTACAGTCCAGTTTAGCGGCGGCGGGATCAACATCGGCGGCGGCGGCGCCACCTTCAACTTCGCGAAAGGCCTGTTCCAATGGACCGGCGGCACCATCGCCAACGCGTCCAACGTCAGCCCGACCTTGACCAATACGGGCTTCATCACAATCGACACCACGAGCGGCGTCACCCTAGGCACGACGTCGATCGTCAATCAGGGCGAGATCGACGACACGAACACCGGCGCATTCACGGTTAATGGGCCTCTCGACAACCAGGCCAACGCAAAGTTTGTCATCCAGAGCACCGGCGGCCTGAATGGCGGCGCAACCTTCAGCAACGAAGGACTGCTGAAGATGACCGGCGGCGGCACGGCAACCGTGCAAGCTCCCTTCGATCTGAAGGGCGGCACCGTCGAGGTCGACAGCGGGAAACTGGCTCTCGGAGGGGGTAACTCGGGCGCCGGCACCAACACCGGGGGAAACTATGTCGTGAACAGCGGCGCTGTGCTTGACTTAAATGGCGGGGAAGAGGGGTCTTACACCGGCACCTTTACCGGCACGGGCGGCGGGCAGGTGCTGGTCAACGGCGGCGCGCTCGCCATCGGCCCCAGCGGCGCCACCTTCGACTTCGCCAAGGGAATGTTGCTGTGGACCGGCGGCCAGATCAGCAACGCCGGCCCCGCCCCAACTTTCACCAACACCGGGTTCATGACCATCAACGCCCTCGCCACCACGACGATCGGAATTCCGTTCGTCAACCAGGGCGAGATCGACGTGATCGGCGGCGGCGGCATGGGCATCGACGGGCCGTTCGACAATCAGGCCACCGGCTCCATCGTTTTCGCCAACAGCGGCAGCTTCGGGATTGGGTCGGGTGCCGGCTCTGCTATCAGCAATGAAGGCACGATCAAGATGACCGGCAGCGGTGCGACAACGTTGAACCTGCAAGTCAATTCGAACGACGGAACGATCGAAGCCGACGGCGGAGACCTGACGCTCGTTAACTTTGCGAGCGGGAGCACGTTTACGGGTGGCGACGTCGTGGTCAACCAAGGAGCGACCGTCGATTTGTCAGCCATCAGCATCACCTGCACCGGCACGAGTTTCACCGTCGCCGCCGGCGCCACGCTCGATCTCGGCGGCGCCACGATGAACGGCAGCTTTACCGGCGCCGGCACGGTCAATTTCAGTAGCATCACCGTCGCCATCGGCGGCGTAGTCGCCGACCTCGGCAATTTCAATTGGACCGGCGGCGGCATCAATACCGCGTTGGGAGACCTGACCAATCTCGGCGCAATGACTCTGAGCGGGTCGAACGAGCACGAGCTCTACAACGATGGTATGCTCGACAACAGAGGGACCATCATTCAAAGCGGCACAGGCAACTTCGGCCTCCACAGCGACGGCCAGTTTCCCACCACGCTTAAGAACGAGGCCGGCGCGGTGTATCAGATTACCGCCGACTCCGGCTTCGATAATCCCGTTGGCGGCTCGACCGCGCTCGTCAATGCCGGCCTGATTGAGAAGACTGCCGGCAGCGGAACCTCAACGCTGTTGATCAACGGCTCGATCTCCAACACCGGCACCATCGAGGCCGATTCGGGCACATTGGCCCTCTCGGGGACGATAGCCCAATTCACCGCCGATGGCGATTTGACCGCCGGCGCCTGGAACGCGATGAATGGCGCCCACTTGGCATTGCCCGACAACATCATCACGAATCATGCCAGTATCACGTTAAGCGGCGCCGGCGCCTCCGTGGGCGGCTCCTTTGGTCTCACGTTCATCGGCCTGAGCGCGCTGCAGGCGAACGCGGGCAGTCTCACGCTCACTGGCGGCGCTGCGGTTGCCACGATCAGGCAACACTTCAACGGACCCAATGGCACTCAGCTCACTGCGACGGGCGATCTGACCAACAGCGGCACCCTGACCGTCGGCCCCGGCAGCACGTTGACCTTGGCCGACATCTACACGCAAACTTCCGCCGGCACGCTCGACATCGGCCTGGGCGGCAGCCCCGCCGGCGGCCAATTCGGCCAGGTCGTGGTCACCGCCGCCGCCACGCTCGGCGGCACGCTGCAATTGGCGCCGTCGGGCAATTACTCGCCCAGCGACGGCGATAGCTTCCCGGTGCTCAAATTCGGCAGTTCCACCGGCAGCTTTTCAGCCATTACCGGCCCGCAATACCACGGCGGCAATCTCTTCCAGGCGCAAACCAATGCCACGAACGTCACCGTCACCGCCGCCACCGCTGTCGCCGATCTCTCGGTGACAAGCGCCACGCTCGTGACGACCAACGCCCAGGCCGGGCAACCGGTGAGCGTCAACTACCAGGTGACGAACTCGGGCGTGGCCACCGTCGCCACCACCTGGCAGGACGCTGTCTTCGTCAGCACGCACGCCACGCTCGACTCCTCGGCAGTGCTGCTGGGCCACGTCACACACACCGGCGCCGTGGCCACCAACGGCAATTATTCCGGCACGCTCACCGCGCCCTTGCCGCTCTTGTTGCCGGGCAGCTATCACGTGTTCGTCGAGGCCGACAGCCAGGGGATCGTGCCCGATGCGAACCGCGTCAACAACACGCTCGCCTCGATGGGCAGCTTCTCAGTGACCGTGCCGATACTTCCCCTCAGCCCGTCCACGGGTAACGCGCAATACACCGACTTCACCCTGTCGCAAGGGCAGGAACAGATATTTCAGTTGAACGTTCCGGCGGGCGACGACGTACAGATCGCCGGCTACCACTCGGAAGGTGTCGGCATCCAGGTTCTCGCCGCATTGGGGGCGGTTCCCACGTCGAGCAATTCTGTGCCGAATTACGTCGGCTATGAGTACTACACCCCGTCTACGGCCACCATCGACAGTGCCCAGGGAGGCACCTATTACATCACCGTGACCTATCCCTCCGGCGCGGCCTTTACCAGCGACAAGATTGAATTGGCGGCCCAGGAAGTGCCGTTTGCCGTCACCGGTCTCAGCCCGATTCAGGCGCTCAACGTCGGTCCGGTGACGCTCACGATCACCGGCGACCAGTTTACGCCGCAAACCACGGTCAGCCTCACCACCGGGCAGTTTGGAAAGACCATTGCCGCCTCTTCAGTCACGTTCGACAACTCCACCACGCTGCAAGCCACCTTCAACCTGCTGAACGTGCCGCAGGGCGACTATTCGGTTCAGATCAGCGATCACGGCAAGACATTCAGCACCACGGCCGACCCCTACTCACCGCTCGACTTCATCGATGCTAACTTCGGTTACGTGCCGCCGTTGCTAAGCCTGCAGGTGGACGACAGCGGCGGCTTTGCCAGCTACTACAATGCTGCCGATCCGGCTGAATGGGGGATGAACACGTCCATTATCAGCAGCGTCAGCGCGCCATCGGCCGTGCGCACCGGCCGGATCAATACACTCAGCGTCAACTACTACAGCGAAGCCTATGAAGGCGATCGCGTGGCGGCCCCGCTATTCATTCTGTCGAGCGACAATGCCGAGTTTCAGTTGCCCGGCCAAACCGGCTTCACATCGGGCAGCATCATGCTGCTGGGAATCGACAACACCGGCGACGGG
Proteins encoded in this window:
- a CDS encoding DUF4214 domain-containing protein; amino-acid sequence: MSAASRRRRSRSRLQSKGRFFGVKFIETLEQRLMLDAVSWKSTSSGSWDVAGNWSTGKVPTASDDVTISQSGVTVTVSGSDAAHSLTSAGALVVASGSLTLGADSSTTAALTIDAGAKLTTNGTLTLSGDTADNSGTLAVVGGLSFAGATLTNAASGTIDLQADVGFAAASGTNTLHNAGLLEKSAGTGTSTVAIDLDNTGTVHAKSGTLSLTGAITQVSSGTLTGGTWDVDNNAALNFGSTANLSTNQATVNLAGPNATFTQFATVTNMGGSVSLTGGQNFSAAGDMTISGSLSLDTGTLSLNNHALTIQSGGSLTFGGASGISGASQITDSGTLVYNGTGTATLASTFNLNSGTVKVNSGNLALAGGFGTETGGTYNVASGAVLDLNGGSSGDTFTGTFTGTGAGPVQLNSGSIQIGGSGATFDFPKGQFQWTGGSIANAGGTLTNPGFITIDTASGASLNVPLTNQGEIDDAGTGSLNVFSSLDNQAKATFVIQNTGGVGGNGSFSNEGTLKMTGSGTATESPTFNLTGGTVEVDSGNLTLAGGFGTETGGAYNVASGSVLDLTGGSSGDTFTGTFNGTGAGTVQFSGGGINIGGGGATFNFAKGLFQWTGGTIANASNVSPTLTNTGFITIDTTSGVTLGTTSIVNQGEIDDTNTGAFTVNGPLDNQANAKFVIQSTGGLNGGATFSNEGLLKMTGGGTATVQAPFDLKGGTVEVDSGKLALGGGNSGAGTNTGGNYVVNSGAVLDLNGGEEGSYTGTFTGTGGGQVLVNGGALAIGPSGATFDFAKGMLLWTGGQISNAGPAPTFTNTGFMTINALATTTIGIPFVNQGEIDVIGGGGMGIDGPFDNQATGSIVFANSGSFGIGSGAGSAISNEGTIKMTGSGATTLNLQVNSNDGTIEADGGDLTLVNFASGSTFTGGDVVVNQGATVDLSAISITCTGTSFTVAAGATLDLGGATMNGSFTGAGTVNFSSITVAIGGVVADLGNFNWTGGGINTALGDLTNLGAMTLSGSNEHELYNDGMLDNRGTIIQSGTGNFGLHSDGQFPTTLKNEAGAVYQITADSGFDNPVGGSTALVNAGLIEKTAGSGTSTLLINGSISNTGTIEADSGTLALSGTIAQFTADGDLTAGAWNAMNGAHLALPDNIITNHASITLSGAGASVGGSFGLTFIGLSALQANAGSLTLTGGAAVATIRQHFNGPNGTQLTATGDLTNSGTLTVGPGSTLTLADIYTQTSAGTLDIGLGGSPAGGQFGQVVVTAAATLGGTLQLAPSGNYSPSDGDSFPVLKFGSSTGSFSAITGPQYHGGNLFQAQTNATNVTVTAATAVADLSVTSATLVTTNAQAGQPVSVNYQVTNSGVATVATTWQDAVFVSTHATLDSSAVLLGHVTHTGAVATNGNYSGTLTAPLPLLLPGSYHVFVEADSQGIVPDANRVNNTLASMGSFSVTVPILPLSPSTGNAQYTDFTLSQGQEQIFQLNVPAGDDVQIAGYHSEGVGIQVLAALGAVPTSSNSVPNYVGYEYYTPSTATIDSAQGGTYYITVTYPSGAAFTSDKIELAAQEVPFAVTGLSPIQALNVGPVTLTITGDQFTPQTTVSLTTGQFGKTIAASSVTFDNSTTLQATFNLLNVPQGDYSVQISDHGKTFSTTADPYSPLDFIDANFGYVPPLLSLQVDDSGGFASYYNAADPAEWGMNTSIISSVSAPSAVRTGRINTLSVNYYSEAYEGDRVAAPLFILSSDNAEFQLPGQTGFTSGSIMLLGIDNTGDGSVAGSLPGTRTPPIPNLAGGSVGPLENAPLAFGRFPEGSLNVNFIATSAGPVNFELNVADPNAGIDWSTLKSSLEPPGMPGAAWDAIFANFTAKVGDTLGQLQSVLDQDASYLAQIGEPTADVNTLLDFELQQDGDYGAIAQRYTQGIFGLGIQDPTMTAVTDSQGNVEIVAGSTARQFTLQPDGSYAGVPGDAATLKLVDAAYQLRETDGTLEVFNANGSLNYFDDANGNELVYGYTGKQLTSLTNTATGDVTTLAYNSQGLVSQITDPEGRVTSLQYDSSAHLLSVAAPLGTTSYTYVTSGTPQQLNAIASITNPNGSQVLFNYDDQGRLIGQSLNAGAEPLTFAYNVGSITTTDTLKESTTEFLNENGQVAEIVDPLGNIEQGTFNAAQQPVSIAAPGGLTSSIAYGALGKPISFIDPLGQQTTATYNSSFGGLQTLTDPAGNSLNYSYDPTNGNLRSIAYPDGSNQQYAYNALGQVTQFITRGGQVVGYTYFPDGMLESETLSDGTQNTFAYDTHRNLVSMTDSTGTTTFSYDSADRLTKVSYPDGTFLAYTYNSAGQRTQMQDQTGFTVNYAYSSLGQLAKLTDGGGKLIVSYEYDLAGRIASENFGNGTSTQFTYDANDNVLSIVNLAPDGSTQSSYVYTYNDQNLPVTMTTAAGKFTYGYDADGQLVSVQTPSGESISYQYDAAGNRVAVVTNGQSTAYASNDLNEYTQAGDTTYQYDANGNLVASTNSSGTTGYDYNVLGQLVSVVSPSGTTTYQYNGLGQLVSEDVNGTVTNLLNDPTAYGTVVGQFSAGGSPLAQYAYGLGLVSQTTAGGSSNFYGFDAAGSTTQLTGPTGGVLNAYSYLPFGEQISATGTAANPFTYGGQLGVMAGAGASGLFHMGYRWYDSGLGRFDQPDPTGIGGGDTNLYRYVGNSPVNDRDPSGLQANNGDVVNLTPQETSAIVGIGSGVGGTTILAGGAAYLTAASGATVASGVTGAAFTSTTVTVATTVAQTNAYGETLAWTAQTVNTTLTTTTSTSIVGVTGEAGGTALAGATAEATGVGATVLTSSAAAVVGTVGVAAVGGVLVGTAINHIPGVPEGVQTAIHYYLPNLGQSNQDVLSDAAKKRLVDGFKPQSGANSISATPQDPNDITGPAGFGSQAFVSGTASLPYRIDFENQPTATAAADTVTVTQQLDPNLDLTTFQLGNIGFGNTVVQVPAGLQSYHTRVTLPSTAPGAGSNGLLVDVSASLNVQTGLVTWTLTSLDPASMDSPLSPAEGLLPPDDANGDGEGFVSYTVQAKSTAKTGTAVNAQATVVFDTNAPLSTAPISNTIDAAAPTSSVAALPTDSPPKFTVSWSGTDDAGGSGIASYNVYVSDNNAPYTPLLTKTTDTSTVFTGQVGHTYVFFSVATDNAGNVEANPIHGQAITTVATTLPTSTVNVLPSVSPLSFTVAWSASGLGGPGAPTFSVFVSDNGGPFTAFQTATTATSATFTGQAGHSYGFYSVVTDSVGNVQTTPTAAQATTSLPSDLNSLYVTAVFLDVLGRTPDAGGLQFWTQQLDGGTAVSSVAQAIAHSAEYYQKFVIEPDYLKLLGRAADSAGIQFWVAQMQGGLTDQELEAGFVASDEFFTKAGGTNTDWVDAVFQLLLGRPPDQGGQTFWDAQLAAGVSRSQAALGIANSQENNTNLINADYFHYLGRAADPGGLDFWLAQFAAGQTNEDVIAGFTGSAEYYKKHTTGG